Proteins found in one Lysinibacillus fusiformis genomic segment:
- a CDS encoding peptidyl-prolyl cis-trans isomerase, whose amino-acid sequence METIIPITGAVTYQLTLDPTVWIFDDRKLDLNTYFITQDIEEDADIKYMREVGAHWSREIMEGATFPPTLKSERKFDRKGMETGTFGIELSHFLKNAEIKQEATKIVLTCKDGQEYPFTIEEAYTLILKYSQDGKPLLEDGPIHVLLRDGSNIDNPIKNVSAIRAE is encoded by the coding sequence ATGGAAACAATAATTCCTATCACAGGTGCAGTCACATACCAACTAACATTAGATCCTACTGTGTGGATTTTCGATGATCGTAAATTAGATTTAAACACTTACTTCATTACTCAAGATATTGAGGAAGATGCCGACATCAAGTATATGCGTGAAGTAGGAGCTCACTGGTCACGTGAAATTATGGAAGGGGCAACATTCCCACCTACATTAAAATCTGAGCGGAAATTTGACCGTAAAGGAATGGAAACAGGTACTTTTGGTATCGAATTAAGTCATTTCTTGAAGAATGCTGAAATTAAACAAGAAGCGACAAAAATCGTCTTAACTTGCAAAGATGGTCAAGAATATCCATTCACAATTGAAGAAGCTTATACACTTATTTTAAAATATAGCCAAGATGGCAAGCCCCTTTTAGAAGATGGGCCAATCCATGTATTACTAAGAGACGGTTCAAATATTGACAATCCTATTAAAAACGTATCAGCCATTCGTGCTGAATAG
- a CDS encoding YlaI family protein, which produces MRVKCVICDTIHNLDDNLPLAKKLRNRPIHTYMCDICHDRISENTVARMETGNFRFYRTSPQMDKEF; this is translated from the coding sequence ATGCGCGTTAAATGCGTTATTTGCGATACGATTCATAATTTAGATGATAATTTACCTTTAGCAAAAAAATTGCGTAATCGACCAATTCATACCTATATGTGCGATATTTGTCATGATCGCATTTCTGAAAATACGGTTGCACGAATGGAAACAGGCAATTTCCGTTTTTATCGTACTTCACCCCAGATGGATAAAGAATTTTAA
- a CDS encoding ABC transporter ATP-binding protein, whose amino-acid sequence MFSNLQLIFKGQLKRMYLPIGLSILDTFGTATMYGALYYVIVNIVQGSFTSDVLKLAFMMLIGSFVIRVVFIGFSQYLYQLRGSILIRDARINVSNHLKSLPLGYFSKQSIGKLINICTGNMSDIERVITHLIGDILKITMITTYILSVSFFINPQLAMAQLIMVLLSIPLLLLAGHLGRKNGEHKKDIVAEVLSRVMEYIDGIKVFRAHNQTGEAFKRLHDALKKYRDVSIKVELQLVPVNFLFFIIIDCIVPLVFLVGSYSLLGGTIDAQAMVLFIIISLGISAMFKPFSQFYTEIKMLSVAVNYVASVYKKEMPTYELENPTFTDFDIVFENVKFSYEEGQAVLKDISFTIPAKSTVALIGTSGSGKSTILNVLARFWDIDAGKIMIGGETISRIAPDYLLQNMSIMFQHPFLLNDSIYNNVLIGNSQATRREVEIACQRANCHDFIMAMEQGYETIVGEGGSTLSGGEKQRISLARAFLKDAPIILLDEATASLDPDNEMEIKEVIDELMQGKTVVVIAHKLNTIQNADKILLLKDGQIAEQGTHDELIKLEGGYAQLYHEQLEAKGWKIS is encoded by the coding sequence ATGTTTAGCAACTTACAGCTCATCTTTAAAGGACAATTGAAGCGCATGTATCTTCCTATTGGATTATCTATTTTAGATACATTTGGCACCGCTACTATGTATGGAGCACTGTATTATGTCATTGTAAATATTGTTCAAGGAAGTTTTACCTCTGATGTCTTGAAACTTGCATTCATGATGCTGATAGGCAGCTTTGTCATCCGTGTTGTATTCATTGGTTTTTCTCAATATTTGTATCAGTTAAGAGGTTCCATACTTATTCGTGATGCACGTATCAACGTATCCAACCATTTAAAATCCTTACCTCTAGGTTATTTCTCAAAACAAAGCATTGGCAAACTGATTAATATTTGTACAGGAAATATGAGTGATATCGAACGGGTTATTACGCACTTAATAGGCGATATTTTAAAAATTACAATGATCACTACTTATATTTTAAGTGTATCATTTTTCATTAATCCTCAACTTGCTATGGCACAGCTGATTATGGTGCTGTTATCGATTCCGCTGCTCCTCTTAGCTGGTCACTTAGGGCGTAAAAATGGGGAACATAAAAAAGATATTGTGGCTGAAGTGTTGTCGCGAGTAATGGAATATATTGATGGTATTAAAGTATTTCGAGCTCATAATCAAACAGGCGAGGCTTTTAAACGTTTGCATGATGCTTTAAAAAAGTATCGTGATGTTAGTATTAAAGTCGAATTGCAGCTTGTACCCGTTAATTTTTTATTTTTTATAATTATTGACTGTATCGTACCACTTGTTTTCCTAGTAGGCTCCTACAGTCTATTAGGAGGGACAATTGACGCTCAAGCGATGGTTCTTTTCATCATTATTTCGTTAGGTATATCCGCAATGTTTAAACCGTTTAGTCAGTTTTACACTGAAATAAAAATGTTGTCCGTAGCTGTTAATTATGTTGCATCTGTATATAAAAAAGAGATGCCTACTTATGAATTGGAAAATCCCACATTTACAGATTTTGATATAGTTTTTGAAAATGTAAAGTTTTCCTATGAAGAAGGGCAAGCGGTTTTAAAGGATATTAGTTTTACGATACCTGCAAAATCTACTGTCGCTTTAATTGGTACTTCTGGTTCTGGTAAAAGCACTATATTAAATGTACTAGCTCGCTTTTGGGATATTGATGCAGGGAAAATTATGATTGGTGGAGAAACGATTTCTCGCATAGCACCTGATTATTTGCTACAAAATATGAGTATTATGTTCCAACATCCATTTTTATTGAACGATTCCATTTACAATAATGTTTTAATTGGTAATTCACAGGCTACACGTAGGGAAGTGGAAATAGCCTGTCAACGAGCTAATTGCCATGATTTCATTATGGCAATGGAACAAGGTTATGAAACAATCGTTGGTGAAGGAGGCTCAACTTTATCTGGAGGCGAAAAACAACGAATCTCTCTAGCAAGAGCGTTTTTAAAAGATGCACCCATTATTTTGTTGGATGAGGCAACGGCATCGCTTGATCCCGATAATGAAATGGAGATAAAGGAGGTCATTGATGAATTAATGCAAGGAAAGACGGTAGTCGTTATTGCACACAAATTAAACACGATTCAAAATGCAGATAAAATTTTATTGTTAAAGGATGGACAGATTGCTGAGCAAGGAACACATGATGAGTTAATTAAATTAGAAGGAGGCTATGCTCAGCTTTATCATGAGCAGCTAGAGGCGAAAGGATGGAAAATTTCTTGA